A window of the Hordeum vulgare subsp. vulgare chromosome 5H, MorexV3_pseudomolecules_assembly, whole genome shotgun sequence genome harbors these coding sequences:
- the LOC123453130 gene encoding non-specific phospholipase C1, translated as MAAAGERRLLVGLLLLALMVSAHCLDGGGHHGPRLKRRRKKREIHSPVKTVVVVVMENRSFDHVLGWLRATRPDIDGLTGKESNRLNASDPSSPEIFVTDNAGYVDSDPGHGFEDIREQIFGSADTSAVPPPMSGFAQNARGMGLGMAQNVMSGFTPDSVPVYAALADEFAVFDRWFASVPTSTQPNRLFVHSATSHGLTFNARKDLINGFPQKTIFDSLEEDGLSFGIYYQNIPATLFYQSLRRLKHLVKFHQYSLRFKLDAARGKLPNYVVIEQRYFDCKEFPANDDHPSHDVARGQRFVKEVYETLRASPQWNETALIITYDEHGGFYDHVPTPVTTPVVKVPQPDGIIGPDPYYFKFDRLGVRVPSFLISPWIEKGTVIHEPNGPQEYSQYEHSSIPATVKKLFNLRANYLTKRDAWAGTFEDYLKVRKTPRTDCPEKLPEVTKSLRPFGANEDKSLSEFQVELIQLASQLNGDHVLNSYPDIGKTMSVGEANRYAEDAVSRFLEAGRIALRAGANESALVTMRPALTSRAAMSTGLSSEL; from the exons atggccgccgccggaGAGCGGCGCCTCCtcgtgggcctcctcctcctggccCTGATGGTCTCCGCGCACTGCCTGGACGGCGGGGGCCACCACGGCCCGCGCCTGAAGCGGCGGCGCAAGAAGCGCGAGATCCACTCCCCCGTcaagacggtggtggtggtggtcatggAGAACCGCAGCTTCGACCACGTCCTCGGCTGGCTGCGCGCCACCCGCCCCGACATCGACGGCCTCACCGGCAAGGAGTCGAACCGCCTCAACGCGTCCGACCCGTCCTCCCCGGAGATCTTCGTCACCGACAACGCCGGCTACGTCGACTCCGACCCCGGCCACGGCTTCGAGGACATCCGCGAGCAGATCTTCGGCTCCGCCGACACCTCCGCCGTCCCGCCCCCGATGTCGGGCTTCGCGCAGAACGCGCGCGGCATGGGCCTCGGCATGGCGCAGAACGTCATGAGCGGCTTCACGCCCGACTCGGTCCCCGTCTACGCCGCCCTCGCCGACGAGTTCGCCGTCTTCGACCGCTGGTTCGCGTCCGTGCCCACCTCCACCCAGCCCAACCGGCTCTTCGTCCACTCTGCCACCTCCCACGGGCTCACCTTCAACGCCCGCAAGGACCTCATCAACGGCTTCCCGCAGAAGACCATCTTCGACAGCCTCGAGGAGGACGGCCTCTCCTTCGGCATCTACTACCAGAACATCCCCGCCACGCTCTTCTACCAGAGCCTCCGCCGCCTCAAGCACCTCGTCAAGTTCCACCAGTACAGCCTCCGGTTCAAGCTCGACGCCGCCAGGGGCAAGCTGCCCAACTACGTCGTCATCGAGCAGAGGTACTTCGACTGCAAGGAGTTCCCGGCCAACGACGACCACCCCTCGCACGACGTCGCCAGGGGCCAGAGGTTCGTCAAGGAGGTCTACGAGACGCTGCGGGCGAGCCCTCAGTGGAACGAGACGGCTCTCATCATCACCTATGATGAGCATGGTGGCTTCTATGACCATGTCCCCACGCCCGTCACCACGCCCGTCGTTAAAGTGCCTCAGCCTGATGGGATTATTGGCCCTGACCCTTACTACTTCAAGTTTGACCGGCTTGGGGTGCGCGTGCCCAGCTTCCTCATCTCGCCCTGGATTGAGAAGGGCACCG TGATCCATGAACCAAATGGTCCGCAGGAATACTCACAATATGAGCATTCATCCATCCCTGCGACAGTGAAAAAGCTATTTAATTTACGTGCTAACTACCTCACAAAGAGGGATGCATGGGCTGGGACGTTTGAGGACTACCTCAAAGTTCGAAAGACACCAAGAACTGATTGTCCAG AGAAACTCCCAGAGGTTACAAAGTCTCTGCGACCATTCGGTGCTAATGAAGATAAATCTCTTTCCGAGTTTCAAGTGGAGTTGATTCAACTTGCCTCTCAGCTCAATGGTGACCATGTCCTCAACAGCTATCCGGATATTGGCAAAACAATGAGTGTAGGGGAAGCAAATCGCTATGCAGAGGATGCTGTCTCCAGATTCCTGGAAGCTGGAAGGATTGCTCTTAGGGCAGGTGCAAATGAATCTGCCCTGGTGACAATGAGGCCCGCGCTCACCAGCAGAGCCGCAATGTCCACTGGCTTGTCATCTGAACTCTGA